The DNA sequence TCGTCGACGGCGGCGGCAACTCGGACGAGGTCGCCGGCCGCGTGGCCCAGATCAAGGCCGAGATCGAGACCACCGACTCGGACTGGGACCGCGAGAAGCTCCAGGAGCGCCTCGCCAAGCTCGCCGGCGGCGTGTGCGTCATCCGCGTCGGCGCGGCCACCGAGGTCGAGCTCAAGGAGAAGAAGCACCGTCTGGAGGACGCCATCTCCGCGACCCGCGCCGCGGTCGAGGAGGGCATCGTCTCCGGTGGTGGCTCCGCCCTGGTCCACGCCGTCAAGGTGCTGGACGACAACCTGGGCAAGGACGGCGACGAGGCCACCGGTGTCGCGGTCGTCCGCCGCGCCGCCGTCGAGCCGCTGCGCTGGATCGCCGAGAACGCCGGCCTGGAGGGCTACGTCATCACCTCCAAGGTCGCCGAGCTCGACAAGGGCCAGGGCTTCAACGCCGCGACCGGCGAGTACGGCGACCTGGTCGCCGCCGGCGTCATCGACCCGGTGAAGGTCACCCGCTCCGCCCTGGAGAACGCCGCCTCCATCGCCTCCCTGCTGCTCACGACCGAGACCCTGGTCGTCGAGAAGAAGGAAGAGGAGCCCGAGGCCGGCCACGGCCACGGTCACGGCCACGCCCACTGAGGCCACGCCCACCGAGGCACCGGCACCACCGCCGAGGCCCGGCACCCCCGTCCGCGGGGGTGCCGGGCCTCCGGCATGTCCGGTGCGGGGCGCGTCAGTTGGGCCCGTACCGGCGGCCCGTCGAGGACGACACCCGGGCGACCGCACCCCGCGGCATCAGCTTCGACAGACCCGTCAGCGCCTTGTACCGGGGATCGGGCACCGACAGGGACTTCCCGCGCGCCAGGTCCTTCAGCGCCGCGTCCACCAGCCGGTCCGCGTCCAGCCACATCCAGCCCGGGATGTTGTCCGTCCCCATCCCGGCCCGCGCGTGGAACTCCGTCCGGACGAAGCCCGGGCACAGCGCCATCAGCCGCACCCCGCTGCCCGCCAGGTCCCGCGCCGCGCCCTGGGTGAACTGCACCACCCACGCCTTGCTCGCCCCGTACGTCCCGCGCGGCACGAACGCGGCGACGGACGCCACGTTGATCACCCCGCCGCGCCGCCGCTCCCGCATCCCGCGCGTGGCCGCCATGGTCAGCCGCAGCACCGCCTCGCAGTGCACCTTGAGCATGGTGAGCTCGTCCTGGACGGTGACCTCCAGGAAGCGGCCCTTGTTGCCGAACCCGGCGTTGTTGACCAGCAGATCGACGGGCTGCTTGCGGTCCGAGAGCCGTTCCTCGACGGCGGCGATGCCGTCCTCCGTCGAGAGGTCGGCCCGCAGCACCTCCACCTCCACCCGGTGCCGGTCGTGGAGTTCGGTCGCCTGTTCGCCCAGCCGCTTCTCGTCGCGGGCCACGAGCACCAGGTGGTGACCCTCGGCGGCCAGCCGTCGCGCGAAGGCCGCGCCGATGCCGGCCGTCGCTCCCGTGATCAGTGCAGTCGTCATACGGGAACGTTAGTGCCCGGCGCCACCGCGTGGCGGCTTGCCTTCCGTCAGGCCGGTACCTCCTCGGCGGCCGGTGGCGACGCCACGTACCGCTCGGCCTTCGCCCGCAGGTCGGGGTGCAACCCGTCGCCGGCCGCCAGAACACGGGGCAGCAGCGCCCGTTCGGTCGTCCGGGCGCGGAAGGCGAAGGCGACGCTGACCTCGTGACCGGGGCGGTGGACGACGGTGACGGGATCACCCGCACGGACCTCCCCCGGTTCGAGCACCCGCAGGTACGCGCCCGGGGCGGCCTCCTCGGTGAACCGCCGCATCCAGCCCCGCTCGCCCAGCCAGTCGGCGAACGTCCGGCAGGGGACGCGCGGCGAGGTGACCTCCAGCAGCAGCCGGCCGCCGACCCGCCACCGCTCCCCGATCCGGGCGCCGCTCACGTCCACCCCGGACGTGGTGAGGTTCTCGCCGAACGAACCGTCCGGCAGCGTCCGGCCCAGCTGCCGCTCCCAGCGGTCGAGGTCCTCCCGGGCGAAGGCGTACACCGCCTGGTCGTTCCCGCCGTGGTGCTTCCACGAGACGACCGCGTCACCGGCGAGCCCGCTGCCGGCCTCGCCCTTGGGCCCGGGCGCGGCCACCGCCACCGGCCCGGCCACGGGCCGCTTGTCGATGCCGGAGGCGAGGCCGGCCGCGAAGGCGCTGTCCGGCAGGGAGCGGTCGGCGGCGGTACGGGGACGTCCGACGTTGACGGAGAGGATGCGCATCCGACGAGGTTAGGCGGTGGGCACCGGCCCAAGGCCGCCCCGGCCGCCGCCCCCGGCCGCCCCAAAGGTCCTGACCGGTATTTCCGGTCTCCTCCAAGCGCCGCTTATGCTTTTTCTATGATCGAGGCCCGCCACCTGCGCGTGCTGCGCGCCGTGGCCACCACCGGTTCGTTCTCCGCCGCAGCCCGGGAGCTGGGCTGCACCCAGCCCGCCGTCAGCCAGCAGATGAAGGCCCTGGAGCAGTCCGCGGGCACCCCGCTGCTCGTCCGCACCGGCCGCGAGACGCGGCTCACCGAGGCGGGCCGGGCGCTCGTCCGGCACGCCGCCGGCATTCTCGCCGGGCTCACCGCCGCCGAGGAGGAGATCGCCGCCATCGCCGGGCTGCGCGCGGGCCGGGTGCGGCTGGTCTCCTTCCCCAGCGGCAGCTCGACGCTGGTCCCCACCGCCCTCGCCGGGATGCGCGCCGCCCGTCCCGGGATCCAGATCTCCCTGGAGGAGGCCGAGCCGCCGCGCTCGGTGGAGATGCTGCGGGCCGGTGACTGCGAGATCGCGCTGGCCTTCCGCTACCCCGAGACGCGCGGCCCGGGCTCTCCGGCGGGCGCGGACGCGGAGGCCGACGGGGGCTGGGGCAAGGACGACCTCGTCGTCCGGCCGCTGCTCACCGACCGCCTCGTCGGCGTGGTCCCCGAGGGGCACCCGCTGGCGGACGCTGAGCGGATCGGCATCGACGAGTTCGCCGGCGAGCCGTGGATCGCGGGCTGCCCGCGCTGCCGCCGGCACCTGGTGGAGATCTGCGAGAACGCGGGCTTCACCCCGCGGATCGACTTCGCGACGGACGACTACCCGGCGGTGTTCGGCCTGGTCGGCGCCGGTCTCGGGGTGGCCGTGATGCCGGAGCTCGCGGTGGAGTCGGTACGCCACCGGGGGGCGAGGACGGTGCCGGTGGAGCCGGCCGTGGAGCGGGAGGTCGTGGCGCTGACCCTGCCGGACCTGGCGCGGGTGCCGGCCGTCGCGGAGATGCTCGACCGGCTGGCGGCGGCGGCGCGCCGCTGAGCGCGGGCCCGGGGGCCGTGGGCGTACACGCCCCCTCGCAGGCCGAACACGCTCCGTGACCGGCCCGAGTGTGCCTCACCCTCCGTCACGGGACGGCCGGCGCCCGGCCGCCCCGCCGGCCTCACGCGCTCATCGGGCTCGTGCCGCCCGCCGGTACCGGCCGCTGTCGCGCCCGGCCCATGAGCTCCTCGCGTTCGTCCTCGGTGAGTCCGCCCCACACCCCGTAGGGTTCCCGGACCGCCAGCGCGTGCGCCGCGCACTCCGCGCGCACCGGGCAGCGCATGCAGACCTCTTTCGCCGAGGTCTCGCGGGCGCTGCGGGCGGCGCCGCGCTCGCCCTCCGGGTGGAAGAACAGCGAGCTGTCGACGCCGCGGCAGGCGGCCAGCAGCTGCCAGTCCCACAGGTCGGCGTTGGGGCCGGGGAGCCGGGAGAAATCTGCCATTGCGTGTCCCCTCGAAACGGATCGAAGCGCATCGATGCGACGGTGGTGGGACCGCGGTGGTACCGGCGGGCCCGTCAGGATCCCTATGAGCAGATGAAAATATGACTCATTGCGAATCTAGCCACAGTTGTCCACGAATGTGAAGAAAAACGGCTCCAAGCGGGCAAATGGGGCACGACTCGAACGATCTGACGAGCGCCCCCCGTGCGCCCTGCTCCGTATCCGGGCCCTCACGTAGAGTGCCGAACACGGCCGACCAAGCCCGTAACTCTTTCGGGTGACCGTCGTTGAGAGTGCGGAGGCGGTTGGCGAATGCAGCGGTCGGGCAGGTGTCCGAGATGGTCCGCGGCGGTCTGCTCAGCAGGTGTCTCGCCAATCGCGCAGGTGACGATCAGTACCAGCCTGGAGGCTCAAGGTGACGCGCATCAGCTGCGGAGGACGGCCATGACATCCGTCCTCGTCTGCGACGACTCCCCGCTTGCCCGAGAGGCGCTCCGGCGTGCGGTGGCGACCGTGCCCGGCGTCGAGCGCGTGACGACGGCGGCCAACGGCGAGGAAGTCCTCCGCCGCTGGGGCGCCGATCGTTCGGACCTCATTCTGATGGACGTACGCATGCCCGGTCTGGGCGGCGTCGAGACGGTGCGCCGGCTGCTCTCCGCTGACCCCGGCGCCCGCATCATCATGCTCACGGTCGCCGAGGACCTGGACGGGGTGGCCCTCGCGGTCGCCGCCGGCGCCCGCGGCTACCTGCACAAGGACGCCTCGCGCGCCGAGCTGCGCGCCACGGTGACCCAGGCGCTCGCCGACCCCACCTGGCGGCTCGCCCCCCGGCGGCTGCGCTCGGCCGAGATGGGCGCGGCGCCCACCCTCACCGCCCGGGAGATCCAGGTGCTGGAGGGTATGAGCCACGGGCGGTCCAACGCCGAGATCGGCCGCGAGCTCTTCCTCTCCGAGGACACCGTGAAGACGCACGCCCGGCGGCTGTTCAAAAAGCTGGGCGCCTCCGACCGGGCGCACGCCGTGGCCCTCGGCTTCCGC is a window from the Streptomyces mobaraensis genome containing:
- a CDS encoding WhiB family transcriptional regulator, producing the protein MADFSRLPGPNADLWDWQLLAACRGVDSSLFFHPEGERGAARSARETSAKEVCMRCPVRAECAAHALAVREPYGVWGGLTEDEREELMGRARQRPVPAGGTSPMSA
- a CDS encoding MOSC domain-containing protein, encoding MRILSVNVGRPRTAADRSLPDSAFAAGLASGIDKRPVAGPVAVAAPGPKGEAGSGLAGDAVVSWKHHGGNDQAVYAFAREDLDRWERQLGRTLPDGSFGENLTTSGVDVSGARIGERWRVGGRLLLEVTSPRVPCRTFADWLGERGWMRRFTEEAAPGAYLRVLEPGEVRAGDPVTVVHRPGHEVSVAFAFRARTTERALLPRVLAAGDGLHPDLRAKAERYVASPPAAEEVPA
- a CDS encoding SDR family NAD(P)-dependent oxidoreductase, whose product is MTTALITGATAGIGAAFARRLAAEGHHLVLVARDEKRLGEQATELHDRHRVEVEVLRADLSTEDGIAAVEERLSDRKQPVDLLVNNAGFGNKGRFLEVTVQDELTMLKVHCEAVLRLTMAATRGMRERRRGGVINVASVAAFVPRGTYGASKAWVVQFTQGAARDLAGSGVRLMALCPGFVRTEFHARAGMGTDNIPGWMWLDADRLVDAALKDLARGKSLSVPDPRYKALTGLSKLMPRGAVARVSSSTGRRYGPN
- a CDS encoding response regulator transcription factor, producing the protein MTSVLVCDDSPLAREALRRAVATVPGVERVTTAANGEEVLRRWGADRSDLILMDVRMPGLGGVETVRRLLSADPGARIIMLTVAEDLDGVALAVAAGARGYLHKDASRAELRATVTQALADPTWRLAPRRLRSAEMGAAPTLTAREIQVLEGMSHGRSNAEIGRELFLSEDTVKTHARRLFKKLGASDRAHAVALGFRWGLVR
- a CDS encoding LysR family transcriptional regulator — protein: MIEARHLRVLRAVATTGSFSAAARELGCTQPAVSQQMKALEQSAGTPLLVRTGRETRLTEAGRALVRHAAGILAGLTAAEEEIAAIAGLRAGRVRLVSFPSGSSTLVPTALAGMRAARPGIQISLEEAEPPRSVEMLRAGDCEIALAFRYPETRGPGSPAGADAEADGGWGKDDLVVRPLLTDRLVGVVPEGHPLADAERIGIDEFAGEPWIAGCPRCRRHLVEICENAGFTPRIDFATDDYPAVFGLVGAGLGVAVMPELAVESVRHRGARTVPVEPAVEREVVALTLPDLARVPAVAEMLDRLAAAARR